A genomic window from Halorubrum trapanicum includes:
- a CDS encoding nitric-oxide reductase large subunit: MRLTRKTIAKVIVAAFLLNLVVMGAGAWFAYQEAPPIPDEVVGPDGETVVTGAEVQDGKEAFQQYGLMNHGSILGNGAYYGEDYTAETLEVKTRHMREYYADAEYGAAYDALDSGEQSRVDALVRDELDQSHDGGDVVEYSAAELYAHERVRETYVERYHEGDHDRGVPVGMIGSEEEAEDFADFALWTAWFSHTDRPNADHSYTNEWPYAPGAGNDATGSAMIWSVIAMVLLVGAAGAAILLYKSVKLPEPSAAGISVPEPGDVSVFPSQRAALRFVPVAAGLFMAQVLLGGLLAHFYIERAGFFGIEQIFGIHILQILPFSIAKTWHIDLGILWIASTWLGAGLFLPPLLTGHEPKRQGTYVSVLLGALVVVVVGGMGGIWLGANGYLPGELWWLLGNEGLEYLEVGKVWQAGLLAGFVLWAILAIRGLKPLLDREPAYGLAHMILYAGGSITLLFVAGFMFTPSTNIAVTEFWRWWVVHMWVEGAFEFFIVAIIGLTLVSMNLLTRRSAEKAVMLQALLVMGTGVIGVSHHYWWIGLPDYWVPIGSVFSTLELLPLIFILYEAIGQYRAMTESGGFPYKLPFMFIVASGIWNFVGAGVLGFFINLPLINYYEHGTYLTVGHAHAAMFGAFGFLALGMVTYMLQLSIDPERWDGSWLRASFWCWNVGLALMVFVSVLPVGFLQLDVAFTESYAAARSLAFYERDIVQTLFWARLPGDTLIIAGTAIYVADLIRKRFVLRASEDDPTVDDMAVAEGIVGDDD; the protein is encoded by the coding sequence ATGCGACTCACGAGAAAGACGATCGCGAAGGTGATCGTCGCGGCGTTCCTGCTCAACCTGGTCGTGATGGGCGCCGGGGCGTGGTTCGCGTATCAGGAGGCGCCGCCGATACCCGACGAGGTCGTCGGTCCCGACGGCGAGACGGTCGTCACGGGGGCCGAGGTCCAAGACGGGAAGGAGGCGTTCCAACAGTACGGGCTGATGAACCACGGGTCGATACTCGGTAACGGCGCGTACTACGGCGAGGACTACACCGCCGAGACGCTGGAGGTGAAGACCCGGCACATGCGCGAGTACTACGCCGACGCCGAGTACGGCGCGGCGTACGACGCCCTCGACTCGGGAGAGCAGTCGCGCGTCGACGCCTTGGTGCGCGACGAGCTCGACCAGTCGCACGACGGCGGCGACGTCGTGGAGTACTCCGCCGCGGAGCTGTACGCCCACGAGCGGGTGCGCGAGACGTACGTCGAGCGCTACCACGAGGGCGACCACGACCGGGGCGTCCCGGTCGGGATGATCGGCTCGGAGGAGGAGGCCGAGGACTTCGCCGACTTCGCGCTGTGGACCGCGTGGTTCTCGCACACCGACCGGCCGAACGCCGACCACTCGTACACCAACGAGTGGCCGTACGCGCCCGGCGCCGGCAACGACGCGACCGGCTCGGCGATGATCTGGAGCGTGATCGCCATGGTGCTGCTCGTCGGCGCCGCGGGCGCCGCGATCCTCCTTTATAAATCGGTGAAGCTCCCCGAGCCGTCCGCGGCGGGGATCTCGGTGCCCGAGCCGGGCGACGTGAGCGTCTTCCCGAGCCAGCGCGCCGCGCTCCGGTTCGTCCCCGTCGCCGCGGGGCTGTTCATGGCGCAGGTGTTGCTCGGCGGCCTGCTCGCGCACTTCTACATCGAGCGGGCCGGCTTCTTCGGGATCGAGCAGATCTTCGGGATACACATCCTCCAGATTCTCCCCTTCTCCATCGCGAAGACGTGGCACATCGACCTCGGCATCCTCTGGATCGCGTCGACGTGGCTCGGCGCCGGGCTGTTCCTCCCGCCGCTGCTCACCGGCCACGAGCCGAAGCGGCAGGGGACGTACGTGAGCGTCCTGCTGGGCGCGCTCGTCGTCGTCGTGGTCGGCGGGATGGGCGGCATCTGGCTCGGCGCGAACGGCTACCTCCCGGGCGAGCTCTGGTGGCTGCTCGGCAACGAGGGGTTAGAGTACCTCGAAGTCGGGAAGGTGTGGCAGGCCGGCCTGCTCGCCGGGTTCGTCCTCTGGGCGATTCTCGCGATCCGCGGGCTCAAGCCGCTGCTCGACCGCGAGCCGGCCTACGGGCTCGCGCACATGATCCTCTACGCCGGCGGCTCGATCACGCTGCTGTTCGTCGCCGGGTTCATGTTCACGCCCTCGACGAACATCGCCGTCACGGAGTTCTGGCGCTGGTGGGTCGTCCACATGTGGGTCGAGGGCGCCTTCGAGTTCTTCATCGTCGCCATCATCGGGCTGACGCTGGTGTCGATGAACCTCCTCACGCGACGCAGCGCGGAGAAGGCGGTGATGCTACAGGCCCTCCTCGTGATGGGCACCGGCGTCATCGGCGTCTCGCACCACTACTGGTGGATCGGGCTGCCCGACTACTGGGTGCCGATCGGCAGCGTCTTCTCGACGCTGGAGCTGCTGCCGCTGATCTTCATCCTCTACGAGGCGATCGGCCAGTACCGCGCGATGACGGAGAGCGGCGGGTTCCCGTACAAACTGCCGTTCATGTTCATCGTCGCCAGCGGGATCTGGAACTTCGTCGGCGCGGGGGTGCTCGGCTTCTTCATCAACCTCCCGCTTATCAACTACTACGAGCACGGGACGTACCTCACCGTCGGCCACGCGCACGCCGCGATGTTCGGCGCGTTCGGCTTCCTCGCGCTCGGGATGGTGACGTACATGCTCCAGCTGTCGATCGACCCCGAGCGCTGGGACGGCTCGTGGCTCCGGGCGTCGTTCTGGTGTTGGAACGTCGGGCTCGCGCTGATGGTGTTCGTCTCCGTCCTCCCGGTCGGCTTCCTCCAGCTCGACGTCGCGTTCACGGAGAGCTACGCCGCGGCCCGCAGCCTCGCGTTCTACGAGCGGGACATCGTCCAGACGCTGTTCTGGGCGCGGCTCCCCGGCGACACGCTGATCATCGCCGGGACCGCGATCTACGTCGCCGACCTGATCCGGAAGCGGTTCGTCCTGCGGGCGTCCGAGGACGACCCCACCGTCGACGACATGGCGGTCGCGGAGGGGATCGTCGGCGACGACGACTGA
- a CDS encoding MoaD/ThiS family protein: MARSSEMAEPSPAEAETEASPDDSEATATEAETTVTVRCTGHVRTELDVYEFEYTFEGDTLRAFLDDLFEEYPQLQDMLIAESESDATHSGWAPTPEELPGTWSKNPVGEQTIAYARILVNGHFNENENGFDTKLEAGDRVALVYPFMFCC; encoded by the coding sequence ATGGCCCGATCCAGCGAGATGGCCGAGCCGTCCCCGGCCGAAGCGGAGACCGAGGCGAGCCCGGACGACTCGGAGGCGACCGCGACCGAGGCGGAGACGACCGTCACCGTGCGGTGTACCGGTCACGTGCGCACCGAACTCGACGTGTACGAGTTCGAGTACACCTTCGAGGGCGACACGCTGCGCGCGTTCCTCGACGACCTGTTCGAGGAGTACCCGCAGCTTCAGGACATGCTGATCGCCGAGTCTGAGTCCGACGCGACCCACAGCGGCTGGGCGCCGACGCCGGAGGAGCTGCCGGGCACGTGGTCGAAGAACCCGGTCGGCGAGCAGACCATCGCGTACGCCCGGATCCTCGTCAACGGCCACTTCAACGAGAACGAGAACGGCTTCGACACGAAGCTGGAGGCGGGCGACCGCGTCGCCCTGGTCTACCCGTTCATGTTCTGCTGTTGA
- a CDS encoding ferredoxin, whose amino-acid sequence MSDEADGGEAATEDDRAATEDNGGVTDGGDEVLRASDIGGEGPPVEEKPYKIVFEANKCFGAGKCAEVADNWVMDVVSGMAKPEAYYIGEEDLEENVRAAEACPAKKDAGVIHVVDRRTDEEIAPDPHGDGTLSVDW is encoded by the coding sequence ATGAGCGACGAGGCCGACGGCGGCGAGGCCGCGACCGAGGACGACAGGGCCGCGACCGAGGACAACGGGGGCGTGACCGACGGCGGCGACGAGGTGCTCCGCGCCAGCGACATCGGCGGCGAGGGACCGCCGGTCGAGGAGAAGCCGTACAAGATCGTCTTCGAGGCGAACAAGTGCTTCGGGGCGGGGAAGTGCGCGGAGGTCGCGGACAACTGGGTGATGGACGTCGTGAGCGGCATGGCGAAGCCGGAGGCGTACTACATCGGCGAGGAGGACCTCGAGGAGAACGTCCGCGCGGCCGAGGCGTGCCCCGCCAAGAAGGACGCGGGCGTGATCCACGTCGTCGACCGCCGGACGGACGAGGAGATAGCGCCGGACCCGCACGGCGACGGGACGCTCTCGGTCGACTGGTAG
- a CDS encoding DUF5796 family protein — protein MSAPTRSDVPPTSIGVDLREEGVVVEYLDGRTTLYRGVPESAEGSVTAGPGKETHVLVTDPTETEGVMTYVNDYKTDDEILEESGVGRVIVEDGERDEVFPGVIVGRDGQRNEVVADPEVAGGRVFVFVEDGWTEGSYEIVEGPEDGLDAHR, from the coding sequence ATGTCCGCGCCAACGCGCAGCGACGTGCCGCCGACGTCGATCGGCGTCGACCTCCGCGAGGAGGGCGTCGTCGTCGAGTACCTCGACGGCCGGACGACCCTCTACCGGGGCGTCCCCGAGTCGGCCGAGGGATCGGTGACCGCCGGCCCCGGCAAGGAGACCCACGTCCTCGTCACCGACCCCACGGAGACGGAGGGCGTGATGACGTACGTGAACGACTACAAGACCGACGACGAGATCCTCGAGGAGTCCGGCGTCGGCCGCGTCATCGTCGAGGACGGCGAGCGCGACGAGGTGTTCCCCGGCGTGATCGTCGGCCGGGACGGCCAGCGCAACGAGGTCGTCGCCGACCCGGAGGTCGCCGGCGGGCGCGTGTTCGTCTTCGTCGAGGACGGCTGGACCGAGGGGAGCTACGAGATCGTCGAGGGCCCCGAGGACGGGCTCGACGCGCACCGGTGA
- a CDS encoding shikimate kinase, producing the protein MEGRAAALGAGTVLNALATGTGAAFGIDVETRATVELDPAADGVDGEIAEDADADTALIERCVALATERWGDGEGGRVRTDSDVPLAAGLKSSSAAANATVLATCDALGLAVGDGGRATDDAVGDDGRATDDAVGDDPDDPAVDVTRLAACRLGVRAARETGVTVTGAFDDATASMLGGVTVTDNAADELRVREPVDWNALVWTPPERAYSADADVARCEAVAPMADLVADLALDGRYGEAMTVNGLAFSAALGFDADPAVEAMPHATAVSLSGTGPSVVAVADPADPEADLDAVADAWGDRPGTLRRTTTRNDGAAVE; encoded by the coding sequence ATGGAGGGACGGGCGGCGGCGCTCGGCGCCGGGACGGTGTTGAACGCGCTCGCGACCGGGACGGGCGCGGCGTTCGGCATCGACGTCGAGACGCGCGCGACGGTCGAACTCGACCCCGCGGCCGACGGCGTCGACGGGGAGATCGCCGAGGACGCCGACGCAGACACCGCCCTGATCGAGCGCTGCGTCGCGCTCGCGACGGAGCGCTGGGGCGACGGCGAGGGGGGCCGCGTCCGGACCGACAGCGACGTGCCGCTGGCGGCCGGCCTCAAGAGCTCCAGCGCGGCCGCCAACGCGACCGTCCTCGCGACCTGCGACGCGCTCGGGCTCGCGGTCGGCGACGGCGGCCGCGCAACTGACGACGCGGTCGGCGACGACGGCCGCGCAACTGACGACGCGGTCGGCGACGACCCAGACGACCCCGCGGTCGACGTCACCCGTTTGGCGGCCTGCCGGCTCGGCGTGCGGGCGGCCCGCGAGACCGGCGTCACGGTCACGGGCGCGTTCGACGACGCGACCGCGTCGATGCTCGGCGGCGTCACCGTCACCGACAACGCCGCGGACGAACTGCGCGTTCGCGAGCCCGTCGACTGGAACGCCCTCGTCTGGACGCCACCGGAACGGGCCTACTCGGCCGACGCCGACGTGGCGCGCTGCGAGGCCGTGGCGCCGATGGCCGACCTCGTCGCCGACCTCGCGCTCGACGGGCGGTACGGCGAGGCGATGACCGTGAACGGGCTCGCCTTCTCGGCCGCGCTCGGCTTCGACGCCGACCCCGCCGTCGAGGCGATGCCGCACGCCACCGCGGTGTCGCTGTCAGGGACCGGCCCGAGCGTCGTCGCCGTCGCCGACCCCGCCGACCCCGAGGCCGACCTCGACGCGGTCGCCGACGCGTGGGGCGACCGCCCCGGAACGCTGCGACGAACGACGACCAGGAACGACGGCGCGGCCGTCGAGTAA
- a CDS encoding chorismate mutase has translation MSDTPNTEDRSLDELRREIEDIDREIVELIARRTYVADTVAAVKDERDLPTTDEGQEERVMERAGENAERFDVDANLVKAIFRLLIELNKVEQRENR, from the coding sequence ATGAGCGACACACCCAACACCGAGGACCGAAGCCTCGACGAACTGCGACGCGAAATCGAGGACATCGACCGCGAGATCGTCGAACTGATCGCTCGCCGCACCTACGTCGCAGACACGGTCGCGGCCGTGAAAGACGAACGCGACCTCCCGACGACTGACGAGGGCCAAGAGGAGCGCGTGATGGAGCGCGCCGGCGAGAACGCCGAGCGCTTCGACGTGGACGCCAACCTCGTGAAGGCCATCTTCCGGCTGCTGATCGAACTGAACAAGGTCGAACAGCGGGAGAACCGCTAA
- a CDS encoding type II toxin-antitoxin system PemK/MazF family toxin, translating to MEVRRGDVVIVDLDPTEVSEQRGTRPCLVVQNDVGNENAPTTIAVPFTAARGDDLYPFEVLVEEAESPLREESVALCSQVRTVSIRRRIRDNIGSVPASRMEEVDEALRYSLGLREL from the coding sequence ATGGAGGTTCGCCGCGGCGACGTCGTCATCGTCGACCTCGACCCCACGGAGGTGTCCGAGCAGCGCGGGACGCGACCGTGTCTCGTCGTCCAGAACGACGTCGGGAACGAGAACGCACCGACGACCATCGCCGTACCCTTCACCGCCGCGCGAGGCGACGATCTGTATCCGTTCGAAGTGCTGGTCGAGGAGGCGGAGTCGCCGCTCCGGGAGGAGTCGGTCGCGCTCTGTAGTCAGGTTCGGACGGTGTCGATCCGACGCCGGATCAGGGACAACATCGGCTCCGTGCCGGCGTCCCGTATGGAGGAAGTCGACGAGGCGCTCAGATACAGCCTCGGGCTGCGAGAGCTTTAG
- a CDS encoding isoprenylcysteine carboxylmethyltransferase family protein, producing the protein MFEVVAFAVAAGCLFGLSTLMVVSLLAPERRPWPAGDDDRKRCVYLALSRPLLPTVFATGVLDWNAGPLAAPWRLAVGAVGILIAFAVLSKSAVDLGEDATEGREDELRTDGLYRYTRNPQNVGYGLLFAAYAVLANSPLVGALAVAVAVFGVLQVLAEEAWLRDTYGDAYEAYCERVPRFVGVRTFARALNDDD; encoded by the coding sequence GTGTTCGAAGTCGTCGCGTTCGCCGTCGCGGCGGGCTGCCTCTTCGGGCTCTCGACGCTGATGGTCGTCTCTCTGCTCGCGCCCGAGCGTCGGCCCTGGCCCGCCGGCGACGACGACCGGAAGCGCTGCGTCTACCTCGCGCTCAGCCGCCCGCTGCTGCCCACGGTGTTCGCGACCGGCGTCCTCGACTGGAACGCCGGCCCGCTCGCCGCCCCGTGGCGTCTCGCCGTCGGCGCCGTCGGGATTCTGATCGCGTTCGCCGTCCTCAGCAAGTCCGCCGTCGATCTCGGCGAGGACGCGACCGAGGGCCGCGAGGACGAACTCCGGACAGACGGCCTCTACCGGTACACCCGCAACCCCCAGAACGTCGGCTACGGCCTCCTGTTCGCGGCGTACGCCGTCCTCGCAAATTCCCCGCTCGTCGGGGCACTCGCCGTCGCGGTCGCCGTCTTCGGCGTCCTCCAAGTGCTCGCCGAAGAGGCCTGGCTCCGCGACACCTACGGCGACGCCTACGAGGCCTACTGCGAGCGCGTCCCCCGATTCGTCGGGGTCAGGACGTTCGCACGCGCGCTCAACGACGACGACTGA
- a CDS encoding CopG family ribbon-helix-helix protein produces MRTSFNVPEGLIEEFDRAWRDEGIENRSRAVREAMQEFVESHSRLEDIDGEVVALVGFDYRHHEVIRELHGTQHEYQDVILNTSHTHQGEWCLESLFCRGDAERVRELTYRLRDFDAVRRVKVMLIRDGD; encoded by the coding sequence ATGCGAACGAGTTTCAACGTCCCAGAAGGGCTGATCGAGGAGTTCGACCGAGCGTGGCGAGACGAGGGGATCGAGAACCGGTCGCGGGCGGTCCGGGAGGCGATGCAGGAGTTCGTCGAGTCGCACTCGCGGCTCGAGGACATCGACGGCGAGGTCGTCGCGCTCGTCGGCTTCGACTACCGCCACCACGAGGTGATCCGAGAGCTCCACGGCACCCAACACGAGTACCAGGACGTGATCCTCAACACGAGCCACACCCACCAGGGCGAGTGGTGTCTCGAATCGCTGTTCTGCCGCGGGGACGCCGAGCGCGTCCGCGAACTGACGTACCGACTCCGGGACTTCGACGCCGTTCGCAGAGTGAAGGTGATGCTGATCCGCGACGGCGACTGA
- a CDS encoding MFS transporter: MASLSSFAGADSGIVRERPFQLLLLINVLPPLGTALLSPVLGSLVEPLGASTANIGLMMSAFTAPSIFVIPIAGVVSDRYGRRPVLLFGLVWFGLTGTAIAFVSTFGAALALRALQGIGFAALTPIIITSLGDLYAGTKEATAQGLRFTGSGLSQTAFPLAAGVLVGMAWQYPFLLYAVAFPIAAVVYVHFEEPLDQSGGMGGDAGEEGGEAGEEADEAGEEGGEAGVRTQLADMRRLVAQRRAWTMVVARGSANVAWFGFLTYNSILVVDVLGYTPAEAGALAALASLTYALAATQAGRIADAFDDRLYPLVATNLSMGAGLALAFLARSLSVAAVGVALMGIGFGLVLSIYRSVITALPPPDLRGGLVSLGEGSGRAAATVTPVVMGVAVALATRPLGFETAVRAVGVGAGVVGAGVGIGCLLLMSASPPIRTEG, from the coding sequence GTGGCATCGCTCTCGTCGTTCGCGGGTGCCGACTCGGGGATCGTCCGAGAGCGACCCTTCCAGCTGCTGTTGCTCATCAACGTCCTGCCGCCGCTCGGCACCGCACTCCTCTCGCCGGTGCTCGGCAGCCTCGTCGAGCCGCTCGGCGCCTCGACGGCGAACATCGGCCTCATGATGTCGGCGTTCACCGCGCCGTCGATATTCGTGATCCCGATCGCCGGCGTCGTCTCCGACCGGTACGGCCGGCGGCCCGTCCTGCTGTTCGGGCTGGTCTGGTTCGGGCTCACCGGCACCGCCATCGCCTTCGTCTCGACGTTCGGCGCGGCGCTCGCCTTGCGCGCGCTCCAAGGGATCGGCTTCGCCGCGCTCACGCCGATCATCATCACCAGCCTCGGCGACCTGTACGCGGGCACGAAGGAGGCGACCGCCCAGGGACTCCGGTTCACGGGCTCGGGGCTCTCCCAGACGGCGTTCCCGCTCGCCGCGGGGGTGCTCGTCGGGATGGCGTGGCAGTACCCGTTCCTGCTGTACGCCGTCGCCTTCCCGATCGCCGCCGTCGTCTACGTCCACTTCGAGGAGCCGCTCGACCAGTCCGGCGGGATGGGAGGCGACGCGGGTGAGGAGGGCGGCGAGGCGGGTGAGGAGGCGGACGAGGCGGGTGAGGAGGGCGGCGAGGCGGGAGTCCGGACGCAGCTCGCCGACATGCGCAGGCTCGTCGCGCAGCGCCGCGCGTGGACCATGGTCGTCGCCCGCGGGAGCGCGAACGTCGCGTGGTTCGGCTTCCTCACCTACAACTCGATCCTCGTCGTCGACGTGCTCGGTTACACCCCGGCGGAGGCGGGGGCGCTCGCGGCGCTCGCGAGCCTCACGTACGCGCTCGCGGCGACGCAGGCGGGCCGGATCGCCGACGCCTTCGACGATCGGCTCTACCCGCTCGTGGCGACGAACCTGTCGATGGGCGCCGGACTCGCGCTCGCCTTCCTCGCTCGGTCGCTCTCGGTCGCCGCCGTCGGCGTCGCGCTCATGGGGATCGGGTTCGGGCTCGTCCTCTCAATCTACCGGAGCGTCATCACGGCCCTCCCGCCCCCAGACCTGCGCGGCGGGCTCGTGAGCCTCGGCGAGGGGAGCGGGCGCGCGGCCGCGACGGTGACCCCGGTGGTGATGGGCGTCGCCGTCGCGCTGGCGACCCGTCCGCTCGGGTTCGAGACGGCCGTCCGCGCGGTCGGCGTCGGCGCCGGCGTCGTCGGCGCCGGCGTCGGGATCGGCTGTCTGCTCCTGATGAGCGCGTCGCCGCCGATCCGGACCGAGGGGTAG
- a CDS encoding D-2-hydroxyacid dehydrogenase — MSAIDVAVLDHDAHGIPAADYADLLARRLPDREVRLAATPDEHERYLRAATVVAGKYIDASAVAAAENLRLFACNSAGVDHLPLDALAERGVAVTNASGVHGPNVAEHVLGWVLTFARRLDEGRRRQRRREWRRFQSSIELAGSSVTVVGLGAIGEAIVARLEGFDVETIGVRYSPEKGGPTDEVVGYDDLPDVLPGTDVLVLACPLTETTEGLVGAAELDALPTDAVVVNVARGAVIDTPALVASLRSNALHGAALDVTDPEPLPSDHDLWGFENVFLTPHVAGHTPRYWERRAEVLVENLERIAETGAYEGLRNRVA; from the coding sequence ATGTCCGCCATCGACGTCGCCGTCCTCGACCACGACGCGCACGGCATCCCAGCGGCCGACTACGCGGATCTACTCGCCCGGCGGCTCCCCGACCGCGAGGTGCGCCTCGCGGCGACGCCGGACGAACACGAGCGCTACCTCCGCGCGGCGACGGTCGTCGCGGGGAAATACATCGACGCCTCCGCGGTCGCGGCCGCCGAGAACCTCCGGCTGTTCGCGTGTAACTCCGCCGGCGTCGACCACCTCCCGCTGGACGCGCTCGCCGAGCGCGGCGTCGCGGTGACGAACGCCTCTGGCGTCCACGGCCCGAACGTCGCCGAACACGTGCTCGGCTGGGTGCTGACGTTCGCCCGCCGGCTCGACGAGGGGCGCCGCCGCCAGCGACGCCGGGAGTGGCGCCGCTTCCAGTCGTCCATCGAGCTCGCCGGCAGCTCGGTCACGGTCGTCGGCCTCGGCGCCATCGGCGAGGCGATCGTCGCCCGCTTGGAGGGGTTCGACGTCGAGACGATCGGCGTCCGCTACTCGCCGGAGAAGGGCGGCCCGACCGACGAGGTGGTCGGCTACGACGACCTCCCGGACGTGCTGCCGGGGACGGACGTGCTCGTCCTCGCCTGTCCCCTGACGGAGACGACTGAGGGGCTGGTGGGTGCTGCGGAGCTCGACGCGCTGCCGACCGACGCGGTCGTCGTCAACGTGGCGCGCGGTGCGGTGATCGACACGCCGGCGCTCGTGGCCTCGCTGCGGTCGAACGCCCTCCACGGGGCCGCCTTAGACGTCACCGACCCGGAGCCGCTCCCGAGCGATCACGACCTGTGGGGGTTCGAGAACGTCTTCCTGACTCCCCACGTCGCGGGCCACACGCCGCGCTACTGGGAGCGGCGCGCGGAGGTCCTCGTCGAGAACCTCGAACGGATCGCCGAGACCGGCGCGTACGAGGGGCTGCGGAATCGGGTGGCGTGA
- a CDS encoding acyl-CoA dehydrogenase family protein: MLDYFDMESTLSEEERLLVDSARSFVDGEVPDMGDHWIEGTFPTELIPKMGEMGFYAPNLDGYGLPNVSETAYGLLMRELEACDSGLRSMASVQGALVMYPIHAFGSDEQKEEWLPKLGAGEAVGCFGLTEPEHGSNPSAMETMAEPDGDEYVLNGSKTWITNSPIADVAVVWAKDHGEEGTPVRGFLVETDRDGVTTNKIDEKLSLRASITGEISLQNVRVPAENRLPDVEGMKGPLSCLTQARYGIAWGAVGAARDCFEVAREYATDREQFGKPIGGFQMQQEKLAEMATQITLAQLLAHRLADLKEAGEMRPQHVSMAKRNNVRTARDQSRIAREMLGGNGITADYSPMRHMTNMETVYTYEGTHDIHTLILGEDLTGIQAYQ; this comes from the coding sequence ATGCTGGATTACTTCGACATGGAGTCGACGCTGTCAGAGGAGGAGCGGCTGCTCGTCGACTCCGCCCGTTCGTTCGTCGACGGCGAGGTGCCGGACATGGGCGACCACTGGATCGAGGGCACGTTCCCCACGGAGCTCATCCCGAAGATGGGCGAGATGGGATTTTATGCGCCGAACCTCGACGGGTACGGCCTCCCGAACGTCAGCGAGACGGCCTACGGGCTCCTGATGCGCGAGCTGGAGGCGTGCGACTCCGGGCTCCGCTCGATGGCGAGCGTCCAGGGCGCGCTGGTGATGTACCCGATCCACGCGTTCGGCAGCGACGAGCAGAAAGAGGAGTGGCTCCCGAAGCTCGGCGCCGGCGAGGCCGTCGGCTGCTTCGGGCTCACGGAGCCGGAGCACGGGTCGAACCCGTCCGCGATGGAGACGATGGCCGAGCCGGACGGCGACGAGTACGTCCTGAACGGCTCGAAGACGTGGATCACGAACTCCCCGATCGCCGACGTCGCGGTCGTGTGGGCGAAGGACCACGGAGAGGAGGGGACGCCCGTCCGCGGGTTCCTCGTCGAGACCGACCGCGACGGCGTCACGACGAACAAGATCGACGAGAAGCTCAGCCTCCGGGCGTCGATCACCGGCGAGATCAGCCTCCAGAACGTCCGCGTCCCGGCCGAGAACCGCCTCCCCGACGTGGAGGGGATGAAGGGCCCGCTGTCGTGTCTGACGCAGGCCCGCTACGGCATCGCGTGGGGCGCGGTCGGCGCCGCGCGGGACTGCTTCGAGGTGGCCCGCGAGTACGCCACCGACCGCGAGCAGTTCGGCAAGCCGATCGGCGGCTTCCAGATGCAACAGGAGAAGCTCGCGGAGATGGCGACGCAGATCACGCTGGCCCAACTGCTCGCCCACCGGCTCGCCGACCTCAAGGAGGCGGGCGAGATGCGGCCGCAACACGTCTCGATGGCCAAGCGCAACAACGTCCGCACCGCCCGCGACCAGTCGCGGATCGCCCGCGAGATGCTCGGCGGCAACGGGATCACGGCCGACTACTCGCCGATGCGCCACATGACGAACATGGAGACGGTGTACACCTACGAGGGCACCCACGACATCCACACCCTGATCCTCGGCGAGGACCTCACCGGGATCCAGGCGTACCAGTAG